The segment AGTAGGTTCTTTACCTCCATTTGttccattttttaaaatactCGTAACAATCGGTCCTATTTTATTAGTATCATCAGAACTACCTATATTTTTTCCCACGCATAAATTTCTATAATCTCCATATGTATAGAACATAGAACGCATAAAATCGAGAGGAATGTTTCCTTCTTTTAATTGATCATCTAACTTTTTATCTTTTCCATTACcgtattttatataataattccAATGAAGAAAAGTTTCTGCTGCTGCAGATTTAATAACGGCTTCCCTCAATTGTTTTTGGTCACTACTACCATTAATAGTGTTTGCTAGATAGTATAGACATAGTTTTTGTCTTCGCGGCGGCATACAGGCGCCACTATCTTCACTACGTATGAGGTTTTTTTTGTTTGCGCAATCCCACTCGGGATATGGTTGAGGGTTTTTtgaattaattttttgattACAATTATCTACATTATCTGTTGGATTTTTATTCTCaagtatttttttaactATTTCGCAAGCATCATCTCCCTGTGGTATTTTTGGTGCTACAGGTGTTGTTGGTGGTGCAGCAGGTGGTGGTGGTGTCGTCTTATCAGTCCAATCACACCCTGTCTTATATTTATGAGGTTTATCTTTAAACACGTGTGCCTCATCATTTTCCTCATCTTTCTTAATTTTAGT is part of the Plasmodium gaboni strain SY75 chromosome Unknown, whole genome shotgun sequence genome and harbors:
- a CDS encoding putative EMP1-like protein; this translates as DDFLKKLKGEPECDGPKKDKNTYDKPEEFVNSMGGYKYCKDTSQTKIKKDEENDEAHVFKDKPHKYKTGCDWTDKTTPPPPAAPPTTPVAPKIPQGDDACEIVKKILENKNPTDNVDNCNQKINSKNPQPYPEWDCANKKNLIRSEDSGACMPPRRQKLCLYYLANTINGSSDQKQLREAVIKSAAAETFLHWNYYIKYGNGKDKKLDDQLKEGNIPLDFMRSMFYTYGDYRNLCVGKNIGSSDDTNKIGPIVTSILKNGTNGGKEPT